Below is a window of Streptomyces sp. ITFR-16 DNA.
ATCAAACCCTTCGACGGCAACATCCATCTGGTCTGCTCCCCGCTCTACCACACCGCCGTACTGCAGTTCGCGGGCGCCGCCCTGCACATCGGCCACCCCCTCGTCCTGATGGACAAGTGGTCGCCCGAGGAAATGCTGCGGGCGATCGACACCCACCGCTGCACCCACACCCACATGGTCCCCACCCAGTTCCACCGCCTGCTTGCCCTCCCCGAGGAGGTGCGGCAGCGGTACGACGTCGGCTCGATGCGCCACGCCATCCACGGCGCCGCCCCCTGCCCCGACCACATCAAGCGGGCCATGATCGACTGGTGGGGCGGCTGCGTCGAGGAGTACTACGCGGCCAGCGAGGGCGGCGGCGCCTTCGCCACCGCCGACGACTGGCTGAGGAAGCCCGGGACCGTCGGCAAGGCCTGGCCGATCAGCGAGCTCGCGGTCTTCGACGACGACGGCAACCGCCTCGGACCCGGTGAACTCGGCACCGTCTACATGAAGATGAGCACCGGCGGCTTCAGCTACCACAAGGACGAGGGCAAGACGAGGAAGAACCGCATCGGCGGCTTCTTCACCGTCGGCGACCTCGGCATCCTCGACGAGGACGGCTATCTCTTCCTCCGCGACCGCAAGATCGACATGATCATCTCCGGCGGGGTCAACATCTACCCGGCCGAGATCGAGGGCGCCCTCCTCACCCATCCCGCGGTCGCCGACGCCGCCGTCTTCGGCATTCCGCACGCCGACTGGGGCGAGGAGGTGCGGGCCGTCGTCGAACCCGCCGAAGGACACGAGGCGGGCGACGCGCTCGCCGACGAGATCCTGCGCCACTGCGCAGGACTCCTCGCCGGGTACAAGCGGCCCAGAACCCTCGGCTTCATCACGACGATGCCCCGCGACCCCAACGGCAAGCTCTACAAGCGCCGGCTGCGCGAGCCGTACTGGGAGGGACACGGCTGACCCCCGGCCCCCGGCCCCCGACCGGGGGCCGGGGGCCGGGGGCCGGACGGGCCGGGGCACCTACCGGCGCTCGTGCACCCGCACCACCCGCAGCGCGGGCGAGCGCAGGATGTCCTTCTCGCAGAACCGGGACGTCACCCAGCGCCCCTCCGCGTACAGCAGGGTCTGGTCGCTGGAGTGCGGCGAGGCCGGATCCGACGACTGCCCGTACGTGAGCAGCGTGCGCGCCACCGGGCAGGGACCGCCGTCCCAGCCGACCGCCTGGATGTAGCTGGAGCCGGTCGACACCTCCGTGTAGCCGCCGGCCGCCGCGTCCCAGACACCTTCGGTCTTGTTCCAGACGCCCAGCGCCTCCGTGCCGCCGCCGAGCGGAATGCGCCGCGAACCCCGCCGCACCCACTGGTGCTCGCCCAGCGGCGCGTCCAGCGCGATCCCGGCGCCCCGCAGTTCGGCCACCGCGTCCGCGAGCGCCGCGAGGACCGCCGGGGACGAGGCGTTGAGCGTGTTCGGCGTGCGGACCGGGTCGGCGGGGGAGAAGGGCACCTTCCACAGCTCCGCTGCCGGGACCGCCACCGCCCGGCGCCAGAACCGGTCGAAGAGCAGCGCCCCCCGGCTCCCGGCGCCGACCGTCCGGTCCCAGCGGCGCAGCACCCCGCACGCGGCCGACACATCGACCGCCGTGCCGTCGCTCCCGGCCGCCGTGCCCCCGGGCAGCGCCGCGCAGGCGCGTGACAGGGCGCCGGCGGCCAGGTCACCCGCAGGTGCCCGGTTCGCCAACTGCCGGCGCTGGAGGTCCGCCACGGTCAGCCGGCCGCGGTCCGCCATCGCGGACACGTCCTCGACCGCGCCCCGGGTCCGCAGGGAGCGCGGTGTGCCGACGGTGCCGAAGATCCGTCCGTACCCGGTCAGCGGCGCCCGGGCGTTCGTCAGCCAGGCGCTGTCGTTGGAGTTCTCCACGTACGGCGCGTTCTCCAGGGTCGGCATCCGCCCCGGGCCGAGGATCCCGGGCTGTACGGCGTCCCGGTCCGACACGGGCGCGCAGTCGCCGCGCGAACCGTCCAGCACCGCGAGACCGGACGCGGCGAACGTCGCCCGCCCCAGCGGGGTGGAACACCGGGCGGCGAGGTCGTTGGTGATCCCCGGCAGCACCTGCGACTGGGAGAAGAAGGTGTGCCCGGCCGAGTCCGCCGCGACCGTGTTCACCCACGGCAGGCCCTGTGTGCGGCGCAGAGCCTCCTTGATCCCGGCCGTGTCGCGCGCCCGGCCGAAGCCGAGCGCGGTGTCGCCCGAGCGCAGATTGACGGCGTTCGGATCGTTCAGCGCGTACGCCGCCGTCCGCGTCCACGGCAGCGGCAGGCCCGCGCCGAGCGAGGTGACGACCGGTCCGTAGCGGGTCCACCACTGGGTGCGGGTCACCTTCCGGCCGCCCTCGACCGCGACGGAGACCGTGCGTCCGGCCATCCGGTGTGCCCGGCCGTCCACCAGATACACCGTCGGATCGGCCGGATCGAGCGTCAGCTGATGCAGATTCAGGGTGACCCCGGTGGCGACGGTGTGGCTCCACGCGACGTGGGCGTTGTGCCCGATCGACATGGTCGCGGATCCCAGCAGCGAACCGCCCGCCACGTCGAGCTTCCCAGGGATGGTCTGCTGCGACTGCCAGAACCGGCGCCCGCCCTGCCAGGGATAGTGCGGGTTGCCCAGCAGCAGCCCGCGCCCGTTCGCCGTCGTACTGCCCCGGAACGCAACGGCGTTGGAACCCATGTCCGCGTTCTGCGTCGACAGCAGCCGGGCCGCCGCGTCCGCCGCGTCGCCCGGCGAGGGGGACGGGGACGGGGTCCCGGGTGCGGCGCCGGGCGGCCGCGCGGCCGTGATGCCGTCGATCCCGCGCCCCTGACCGCCGAGCACGGAGAGCGCGAAGGCGCGCTCCGCGACATCCAGCGCGGTCACCGGGCGCACCCAGCGCGCGCCCCGGCAGGCCGGATCGGTGATCCGGTTCTGCGCCAGCCAGGCGTTGTAACCGGCCGCCCAGCCGCGCTGGAGCTCCTTGACCGCACGGCTCGGGCCCGCCGGTGCCGGCACCTTCAGCAGCTTCTCCACCGTGCGGCTGTCGCGCACCCCGCGGAAGTACAGATCGCTGGAGAGGTTCTGCGTCGCGGACGACAGCGAGCCGTCGGGAGCCGCGTCGGGCCCGAAGTACCGCGACCGCTCCCCGCGCAGCGTGACGAAGCCGTCGGCGAGCGTGCACACCTGGTCGGCGGCCTGCGCCCAGCCGTTGCCGAAGCCCAGGTCCGCGTAGTCCCTGGCCACGATGTGAGGAATGCCGTACTCGGTGTAGCGGATGACCGCGGACAGCCCGCCACCGGACGGATGGTGGGTACGGGGAGCGGTCGCCGACGCCGGCGGCAGGGATGCCGACACGGTGAACAGGGCGAGACCGGACAGGGCGAGAATCCTCAGACGGTTCCGGAGCGGCAACGGTCCTCCCAACTCTGCGGGTGCGCACGACGGTTACTTGGGAGTTCGAGACGTCAGGGGCAACTCAGCCAGCACCCCCGCACCGTGTCAACAGCGCGGACGGCCCCCGGACCCTTGACCGCCGCCTTCCGGCCGCACAGGATCACGCCATGACCGGTGTACGCAGCAGCACAGTGGACGGCGTCCTGACCCGCAGCGCACGGCGCGGCCCCGAGCGCACCGCCCTGCGGTACGCCGACCGGGTCTGGACCTACCGCGCACTCGACGAGGCGGTCGGCACGGCCGCCGCCGTCCTCATGGACGGCCACGGACTGCGCCCGGGGGACCGGGTGGCCTCCTACGCCCACAACTCCGACGCGTATCTGATCGCCTATCTCGCCTGCGCGCGGGCCGGGCTCGTCCATGTGCCGGTCAATCAGAACCTCACCGGTGAGGACCTCGCCTACATCCTGCGCCAGTCGGGCAGCTCGCTGGTCCTCACCGACCCGGACCTCGCCGGCCGGGTCCCGCAGGGCTACACGGTACGGCCGCTGCGCGACGCCGGGGACTCCCTGCTGGCCGAGCTCGCCTCGCCGCGCCCCTTCGCCGCCGCGCACGAACCGGCCGCGGACGACCTGGTCCAGCTGCTGTACACCTCGGGCACCACCGCGCTCCCCAAGGGCGCGATGATGACGCACGGCGCCCTCGTCCACGAGTACGTCAGCGCCGTCACCGCCCTCGATCTGCGCGCCGGTGACCGGCCGGTGCACGCGCTGCCGCTCTACCACTCGGCGCAGATGCACGTGTTCCTGCTGCCCTACCTCGCGGTCGGCGCCGAGAACACGATCCTCGACGCCCCGGACGCCGCGCGGATCTTCGACCTCGTCGAGTCGGGCCGGGCCGACAGCCTCTTCGCCCCGCCCACGGTGTGGATCGGCCTCGCCAACCATCCGGACTTCGCGGTCCGTGACCTCGGCGGACTGCGCAAGGCCTACTACGGCGCGTCGATCATGCCCGTCCCCGTGCTGGAACGGCTCCGCGACCGGCTGCCGGACCTCGCGTTCTACAACTGCTTCGGCCAGAGCGAGATCGGCCCCCTCGCCACCGTCCTGGGACCGGACGAGCACGAGGGAAGGATGGACTCCTGCGGCCGGCCCGTCCTGTTCGTCGAGGCCAAGGTCGTCGACGAGGACGGCAAGGACGTGCCCGACGGCACGGCGGGGGAGGTCGTCTACCGCTCGCCCCAGCTGTGCAGCGGCTACTGGGACAAGCCGGAGGAGAGCGCCGAGGCGTTCCGCGACGGCTGGTTCCACTCCGGCGACCTCGCGGTCCGGGACGCGCAGGGCTACTTCACCGTCGTCGACCGGGTCAAGGACGTCATCAACTCCGGCGGCGTCCTCGTCGCCTCCCGCCAGGTCGAGGACGCCCTGTACACCCACCCCGCCGTCGCCGAGGCCGCGGTCGTGGGGCTGCCCGACGAACGCTGGATCGAGGCCGTCACCGCGGTCGTCGTCCTGCGCGGCGAGGCGACCGAGACCGAGCTGATCGACCACGCCCGCGAACGCCTCGCCCACTTCAAGGCCCCGAAACGGGTCGTCTTCGTGGAGGGGCTCCCGCGCAACGCCAGCGGGAAGATCCTCAAGCGGGAGCTGCGCGACCGCCTCGCGTGAGCGCCCCGCCGCCCTCTACCGGCGGACGCGGCCCACGCCGACGTGGAAACTGTCGGGGGCCTCGCGGCGCTCAGGGGCGGACGTCTCCCGGTGCCACTGCGGGGCCGTGACCAGGCCGGGGGCGATCAGGTCCAGCCCGTCGAAGAACCGCGCGACCTCCGCGCGGGTGCGGGGCCGCAGGCTGATGCCGCTCGACCTGTACTGGTCGGTCTTGTCCTCCTCGGCGGTGAGGAAGTCATTGGTGAAGTGGGAGAGCACCAGGCAGCTGCCGTCGGGCAGCGCGTCGAGGAGCGTACGGGTGATGCCGTACGGGTCGTCCTCGTCGGGCACGAAGTGCATCAGGGCGATCAGCGACAGCGCGACCGGCCGGTTCAGGTCCAGCACGCTCGCGGCATGCTCGATGATCTTCTGCGGCTCGCGTACGTCGGCCTCGAGGTAGTCGGTGGCGCCCTCGGGCGTGCTGACGAGCAGTGCCTCCGCGTGCCGCAGGACGATCGGGTCGTTGTCGGTGTAGACGATCCGGGCCGCCGGGCTGATCTCCTGGACTATCTGATGGAGGTTCGGCTGGGTCGGGATGCCCGTCCCGATGTCGAGGAACTGGTCGATGCCCGCCCGCGCCGCCCAGCCGACCGCCCGGTGCATGAACGCCCGGTTCTGTGCGACCCCGTCCTTCGCCAGGGGCGGCATCTGCTCGCCCAGCGCCTGGTCCACGGGGTAGTGGTCCTTGCCGCCCAGCAGATAGTCGTAGACGCGCGCCGGGTGCGGCCTGCTGGTGTCGATCCGGGGGGCCGGTCCTGGTGTCATGGCGGGCTCCAGAGTTCGTCGGCGGCGGGAGAAGACGGAACGGAGCGGTGCGGGCCGGGCCCATCACCCCTGCTCACGGCCGCCCCGACGTATCCTGCCACAGCAACCGCGCAGGTCCCACGGCCAGTTGCGTGACCCCGGGGCTGCGGTCAGTCACGCGGGCGGTCCCGCTCGTCCACGATCCGGCGGAACTTGCCGACCGACCGCTCCAGCGTCTCGGGATCCACGATCTCCACCCCCACCGACACCCCGATCCCGTCCTTCACGGCGGCCGCCACCGACGCGGCGGCGGCCGACCGCTGCTCCGGTGTCGCCCCGGCCCTCGCCTCCGCCCGCACCGTCAGCACGTCCAGCCGCCCTTCGCGCGTCAGCCTCAGCTGGAAGTGCGGCGACACCGCGGGGGTCCGGAGCACGATCTCCTCGATCTGCGTCGGGAAGAGGTTCACCCCGCGCAGGATCACCAGGTCGTCGCTCCGGCCCGTCACCTTCTCCATCCGCCGGAAGACACGGGCCGTACCCGGCAGCAGCCGGGTCAGATCCCGGGTCCGGTAACGGATCACCGGCATGGCCTCCTTGGTGAGCGAGGTGAACACCAGCTCGCCCTCGGACCCCTCGGGCAGCACCTCGCCGGTGAACGGGTCGACCACCTCGGGATAGAAGTGGTCCTCCCAGATGTGCAGCCCGTCCTTCGTCTCCACGCACTCCTGGGCCACACCCGGGCCCATCACCTCGGAGAGGCCGTAGATGTCGACCGCGTCGATCGCGAACCGCTCCTCGATCTCCCGCCGCATCTCCTGTGTCCACGGCTCGGCGCCGAAGATCCCCACCTTCAGCGAGGTGGTGCGCGGATCGACGCCCTGCCGCTCGAACTCGTCGAGGATCGTCAGCATGTAGGAGGGCGTCACCATGATGATGTCGGGCCGGAAGTCCTGGATCAGCTGGACCTGCCGGGCCGTCATCCCGCCCGAGGCCGGCACGACCGTGCAGCCGAGCCGCTCCGCCCCGTAGTGCGCGCCGAGACCGCCGGTGAACAGCCCGTAGCCGTAGGCGATATGGACCTTCTGCCCGGGCCGGCCGCCGGCGGCCCGGATGGAGCGGGCCACCACGTCCGCCCAGGTGTCCAGGTCCTTCTCCGTGTAGCCGACGACGGTCGGACGGCCGGTCGTCCCGCTGGAGGCGTGGATCCGGCGCACCTGGTCCTCGGGGACCGCGAACATCCCGAATGGATAGTTGTCGCGCAGATCGGCCTTGGTGGTGAAGGGGAACCGCGCCAGGTCGGCGAGCGAACGGCAGTCGTCCGGACGCAGCCCCGCCCGGTCGAACGCCGCCCGGTAGTGGCCGACCCGGTCGTACGCGCGGTGGAGCGTGGCCCGCAGCCGTTCCAGCTGCAGCGCCTCCAGCTCGTCCCGGTCCATCCGTTCCGCCGCGTCCAGCAGAGCCGTCATGCGGATCTCCCTCTTTCCGTGCGCACCGTGCAGACGACCGATCATTCGGTCGTTTCCTCCTGGAGCAGTAATTCAGGATCTTCCCCCGCCTGGCAAGAGGCCGGACCCATCCGGTGTGTGCCCCCGGATACGCCCGTACCGAACACGGCTGCATCACCCGGTCGGCCCTGTTTGGATGGGTCCATGCCGACTTTTCATACGTACGACGGAACCGAGCTCGCCTATCACGTGAAGGGGGAGGGTGCACCGCTGATCTGCCTGCCGGGCGGTGCCATGCGGGCGAGTGCCTATCTCGGGGACCTCGGCGGACTCGTCGGCCACCGGCAGCTGATCCTCCTCGACCTGCGCGGGACCGGGGAATCCGCCGTGCCGGACGACCTCACCACCTGCCGCTGCGACCGCCTCGTCGACGACGTCGAGGCGCTGCGCCTCCACCTCGGTGAGGAACGGATCGATCTGCTCGCCCACTCCGCCGCCGGGGACCTGGCCGCGCTCTACGCCGCGCGCCACCCCCGGGCGCTGCGCAGCCTGATCCTCGTCGCCCCCGGAACCCGGGCCGTCGGCTTCCCCTTCGCCGCGCGCGAGGCCCGGGAGGCCGCCGAGCTGCGCAGCTCGGAACCCTGGTACGCGGCGGCGCTGCCCGCCCAGGAGGAGATCT
It encodes the following:
- a CDS encoding acyl-CoA synthetase encodes the protein MNQPPNGFWAQATADPDRPVLVAPDGESWTAGRLHAEANRMVHGLRAAGLEEGDAFAVVLPNGVEFLTAYLAASQAGFYLVPVNHHLVGPEIAWIVADSGAKVLIAHERFTEAATAAADEAKLSASHRYGVGTVDGFRPYAELLDNRPVSPPEGRTLGWVMNYTSGTTGRPRGIRRALSGKLPEESHLGGFLGIFGIKPFDGNIHLVCSPLYHTAVLQFAGAALHIGHPLVLMDKWSPEEMLRAIDTHRCTHTHMVPTQFHRLLALPEEVRQRYDVGSMRHAIHGAAPCPDHIKRAMIDWWGGCVEEYYAASEGGGAFATADDWLRKPGTVGKAWPISELAVFDDDGNRLGPGELGTVYMKMSTGGFSYHKDEGKTRKNRIGGFFTVGDLGILDEDGYLFLRDRKIDMIISGGVNIYPAEIEGALLTHPAVADAAVFGIPHADWGEEVRAVVEPAEGHEAGDALADEILRHCAGLLAGYKRPRTLGFITTMPRDPNGKLYKRRLREPYWEGHG
- a CDS encoding penicillin acylase family protein, producing MPLRNRLRILALSGLALFTVSASLPPASATAPRTHHPSGGGLSAVIRYTEYGIPHIVARDYADLGFGNGWAQAADQVCTLADGFVTLRGERSRYFGPDAAPDGSLSSATQNLSSDLYFRGVRDSRTVEKLLKVPAPAGPSRAVKELQRGWAAGYNAWLAQNRITDPACRGARWVRPVTALDVAERAFALSVLGGQGRGIDGITAARPPGAAPGTPSPSPSPGDAADAAARLLSTQNADMGSNAVAFRGSTTANGRGLLLGNPHYPWQGGRRFWQSQQTIPGKLDVAGGSLLGSATMSIGHNAHVAWSHTVATGVTLNLHQLTLDPADPTVYLVDGRAHRMAGRTVSVAVEGGRKVTRTQWWTRYGPVVTSLGAGLPLPWTRTAAYALNDPNAVNLRSGDTALGFGRARDTAGIKEALRRTQGLPWVNTVAADSAGHTFFSQSQVLPGITNDLAARCSTPLGRATFAASGLAVLDGSRGDCAPVSDRDAVQPGILGPGRMPTLENAPYVENSNDSAWLTNARAPLTGYGRIFGTVGTPRSLRTRGAVEDVSAMADRGRLTVADLQRRQLANRAPAGDLAAGALSRACAALPGGTAAGSDGTAVDVSAACGVLRRWDRTVGAGSRGALLFDRFWRRAVAVPAAELWKVPFSPADPVRTPNTLNASSPAVLAALADAVAELRGAGIALDAPLGEHQWVRRGSRRIPLGGGTEALGVWNKTEGVWDAAAGGYTEVSTGSSYIQAVGWDGGPCPVARTLLTYGQSSDPASPHSSDQTLLYAEGRWVTSRFCEKDILRSPALRVVRVHERR
- a CDS encoding acyl-CoA synthetase: MTGVRSSTVDGVLTRSARRGPERTALRYADRVWTYRALDEAVGTAAAVLMDGHGLRPGDRVASYAHNSDAYLIAYLACARAGLVHVPVNQNLTGEDLAYILRQSGSSLVLTDPDLAGRVPQGYTVRPLRDAGDSLLAELASPRPFAAAHEPAADDLVQLLYTSGTTALPKGAMMTHGALVHEYVSAVTALDLRAGDRPVHALPLYHSAQMHVFLLPYLAVGAENTILDAPDAARIFDLVESGRADSLFAPPTVWIGLANHPDFAVRDLGGLRKAYYGASIMPVPVLERLRDRLPDLAFYNCFGQSEIGPLATVLGPDEHEGRMDSCGRPVLFVEAKVVDEDGKDVPDGTAGEVVYRSPQLCSGYWDKPEESAEAFRDGWFHSGDLAVRDAQGYFTVVDRVKDVINSGGVLVASRQVEDALYTHPAVAEAAVVGLPDERWIEAVTAVVVLRGEATETELIDHARERLAHFKAPKRVVFVEGLPRNASGKILKRELRDRLA
- a CDS encoding SAM-dependent methyltransferase, producing the protein MTPGPAPRIDTSRPHPARVYDYLLGGKDHYPVDQALGEQMPPLAKDGVAQNRAFMHRAVGWAARAGIDQFLDIGTGIPTQPNLHQIVQEISPAARIVYTDNDPIVLRHAEALLVSTPEGATDYLEADVREPQKIIEHAASVLDLNRPVALSLIALMHFVPDEDDPYGITRTLLDALPDGSCLVLSHFTNDFLTAEEDKTDQYRSSGISLRPRTRAEVARFFDGLDLIAPGLVTAPQWHRETSAPERREAPDSFHVGVGRVRR
- the paaK gene encoding phenylacetate--CoA ligase PaaK translates to MTALLDAAERMDRDELEALQLERLRATLHRAYDRVGHYRAAFDRAGLRPDDCRSLADLARFPFTTKADLRDNYPFGMFAVPEDQVRRIHASSGTTGRPTVVGYTEKDLDTWADVVARSIRAAGGRPGQKVHIAYGYGLFTGGLGAHYGAERLGCTVVPASGGMTARQVQLIQDFRPDIIMVTPSYMLTILDEFERQGVDPRTTSLKVGIFGAEPWTQEMRREIEERFAIDAVDIYGLSEVMGPGVAQECVETKDGLHIWEDHFYPEVVDPFTGEVLPEGSEGELVFTSLTKEAMPVIRYRTRDLTRLLPGTARVFRRMEKVTGRSDDLVILRGVNLFPTQIEEIVLRTPAVSPHFQLRLTREGRLDVLTVRAEARAGATPEQRSAAAASVAAAVKDGIGVSVGVEIVDPETLERSVGKFRRIVDERDRPRD